The following are encoded together in the Adhaeribacter arboris genome:
- a CDS encoding O-acetylhomoserine aminocarboxypropyltransferase/cysteine synthase family protein yields MSAENLKFETLQLHAGQEADPTTGARAVPLYQTTSYVFNSAEHGANLFALKEFGNIYSRIMNPTTDVFEKRMAALEGGVAALAVASGQASQFIALNNILQAGDNFVSTSFLYGGTYNQFKVAFKRIGVEVRFADGDNPESFEKLIDDKTKALFLETIGNPGFNIPDFEAIAAVAEKHNLPLIVDNTFGAGGYLFRPLEHGAHIVVESATKWIGGHGTSIGGVIIDGGKYDFNNGKYPQFSEPAEGYHGLVFGEVFGPHGPFGNIQFIIRARVEGLRDFGPAISPFNSFLLLQGLETLSLRVERHVQNALELAQWLEEHPLVESVNYPGLPSSPYYQLATKYLKRGFGGVLSFNIKGDKESASKFIDSLKLTSHLANVGDAKTLIIQPAATTHQQLSDEEQKAAGVSPTFLRVSVGIEHIDDIKADFEQAFALIGKGGGSDDSDAIPSDGPESEITEKIIESV; encoded by the coding sequence ATGTCTGCTGAAAACTTAAAATTTGAAACTTTGCAATTACATGCCGGCCAAGAAGCCGACCCTACTACCGGCGCTCGCGCCGTACCTTTGTACCAAACTACTTCCTACGTATTTAATAGTGCGGAGCACGGCGCTAATTTGTTCGCTCTTAAGGAATTCGGTAATATTTATTCCCGGATTATGAACCCCACTACCGATGTGTTTGAGAAAAGAATGGCCGCATTGGAAGGGGGGGTTGCTGCTTTAGCCGTTGCATCGGGCCAGGCTTCGCAGTTTATTGCTTTAAATAATATTCTACAAGCCGGCGATAATTTTGTGAGCACCTCTTTTTTATACGGTGGTACTTACAATCAATTTAAAGTAGCTTTTAAACGCATCGGCGTAGAAGTCCGTTTTGCGGATGGCGACAATCCGGAGAGCTTTGAAAAATTAATTGACGATAAAACCAAAGCTCTTTTTTTGGAAACAATTGGTAATCCGGGCTTTAATATTCCGGATTTTGAAGCCATTGCTGCTGTTGCCGAGAAACACAATTTACCTTTAATCGTGGATAATACTTTTGGGGCGGGTGGTTATTTATTCCGGCCCTTAGAACACGGCGCACATATTGTGGTTGAGTCGGCTACCAAGTGGATTGGTGGGCACGGTACCAGCATAGGCGGGGTAATTATAGATGGCGGTAAATACGATTTTAACAATGGTAAATACCCGCAATTCTCGGAGCCGGCCGAAGGTTACCATGGCTTGGTATTTGGCGAGGTATTTGGCCCTCATGGTCCGTTCGGGAATATTCAGTTTATCATTCGGGCCCGGGTTGAAGGGCTGCGCGATTTTGGTCCGGCCATTAGTCCGTTTAACTCGTTTTTATTGCTACAAGGATTAGAAACTTTGTCGCTGCGCGTAGAACGCCACGTACAAAACGCGCTGGAACTAGCACAATGGCTGGAAGAACACCCATTAGTGGAAAGCGTAAATTATCCGGGTTTACCAAGCAGTCCTTATTACCAATTAGCCACTAAATATTTAAAAAGAGGTTTTGGCGGCGTGTTATCGTTTAATATAAAAGGCGATAAAGAAAGTGCTTCTAAGTTTATTGATAGTTTAAAACTTACCAGCCACTTAGCAAACGTAGGCGATGCCAAAACCCTGATTATTCAACCCGCAGCAACCACCCATCAGCAGTTATCCGATGAAGAACAAAAGGCTGCTGGCGTTTCCCCTACTTTCCTGCGCGTTTCCGTAGGAATCGAACACATCGACGATATTAAAGCCGACTTTGAGCAAGCTTTTGCTCTGATAGGCAAAGGCGGTGGTTCCGATGATTCCGATGCCATTCCGTCGGATGGCCCCGAATCTGAGATTACCGAGAAAATAATTGAATCTGTTTAA
- a CDS encoding NupC/NupG family nucleoside CNT transporter: protein MERFTGLIGIVLILGLAFLLSNNRKAINYRLVGVGLLLQFGLAVFILKTEVGKALFGYVGHSIEKLLSLAQQGSAFVFGSLVNREVLTKAFGVGNDYIFFFNVIPTIIFVAVLVNIAYHIGLMQIIVSGMAKVVHWAMGVSGAEAVSNVASAFVGQVEAQIMIKPYLKGMTNSELMASMAGSFACIAGGVMATYISFGVPAPYLLAASLMAAPGALVIAKIVYPETEQSETKGIVKLEVKKSHANIIDAIAAGASDGLKVGLNVVAMLIGFIALIALMDVLLNKLGLLIQVPTLSLNFLLGKLFAVFAWAMGVPAKDVETAGALMGTKMVVNEFVAYLDLVKIKETLQPKTLLITSFALCGFANFSSIAIQVGGIGELAPSRRADLAKLGFRALICGTLASYLSATLAGLLI from the coding sequence ATGGAGCGATTTACGGGGCTGATTGGAATAGTATTGATTTTAGGTTTAGCTTTTTTACTTTCCAACAACCGCAAAGCCATTAATTACCGGCTGGTAGGAGTAGGTTTATTACTGCAATTTGGGCTGGCGGTTTTTATCCTGAAAACCGAAGTAGGGAAAGCCCTGTTTGGCTACGTAGGCCACAGCATCGAAAAGTTACTGAGTCTGGCTCAGCAAGGCTCTGCTTTTGTTTTCGGCTCATTGGTAAACCGGGAGGTATTAACAAAAGCGTTCGGCGTGGGCAACGATTACATTTTTTTCTTTAACGTAATCCCTACCATTATTTTTGTGGCCGTACTGGTGAATATTGCTTACCACATTGGACTAATGCAAATAATAGTATCCGGTATGGCAAAGGTAGTGCATTGGGCGATGGGCGTAAGCGGCGCCGAAGCAGTATCCAATGTAGCCAGTGCCTTTGTGGGTCAGGTAGAGGCTCAAATCATGATTAAACCTTACCTGAAAGGCATGACTAATTCGGAATTAATGGCCTCTATGGCCGGTTCTTTTGCTTGTATTGCGGGCGGGGTAATGGCAACTTATATTTCTTTTGGCGTACCGGCCCCGTATTTACTGGCCGCCAGTTTAATGGCCGCGCCGGGAGCTTTGGTTATTGCTAAAATCGTGTACCCGGAGACTGAACAATCCGAAACGAAAGGCATCGTAAAACTCGAAGTAAAAAAATCGCACGCCAATATCATTGATGCTATTGCGGCCGGCGCCTCGGATGGCTTAAAAGTAGGTTTAAATGTAGTTGCCATGCTAATCGGGTTTATTGCTTTAATTGCTTTAATGGATGTTTTACTTAATAAATTAGGTTTGCTTATACAAGTACCTACCCTTAGTTTAAACTTTTTACTGGGTAAACTTTTCGCGGTTTTTGCCTGGGCCATGGGCGTGCCCGCCAAAGATGTAGAAACTGCCGGAGCGTTAATGGGCACCAAAATGGTAGTAAACGAATTTGTAGCTTACCTGGATTTAGTTAAAATTAAAGAAACCCTTCAACCTAAAACTCTACTTATTACCAGTTTTGCTCTCTGCGGCTTTGCCAATTTTTCGTCTATTGCTATTCAAGTAGGCGGTATCGGGGAACTGGCTCCTTCGCGCCGGGCCGATTTAGCGAAGTTAGGTTTCCGGGCTCTTATCTGTGGCACTCTGGCTTCTTATCTTTCGGCTACTCTGGCGGGATTACTCATATAA
- a CDS encoding superoxide dismutase, giving the protein MAFELPQLPYAYDALEPNIDRQTMEIHHTKHHQAYTTNLNNAIQGTDLEGKTIEEILQNISKAPAAVRNNGGGYYNHNLFWTILAPNAGGEPTGPIADAITSAFGSYEKFKDEFTKAATTRFGSGWAWLCQMDGGSLQICSTANQDNPLMDTENNCGGFPLLGLDVWEHAYYLKYQNRRPEYIAAFFNLINWDEVNRRLAQAS; this is encoded by the coding sequence ATGGCTTTCGAATTACCTCAATTACCTTACGCCTACGATGCCCTGGAGCCGAACATTGATCGTCAAACCATGGAGATCCACCATACCAAGCATCACCAGGCTTATACTACTAATCTGAACAATGCTATCCAGGGTACTGATTTGGAAGGAAAAACCATTGAAGAAATCCTGCAGAATATTAGTAAAGCACCGGCAGCAGTTCGCAATAATGGCGGCGGCTATTATAACCATAATTTGTTCTGGACTATTCTGGCCCCCAATGCGGGTGGCGAGCCTACGGGCCCAATTGCTGATGCTATTACCAGTGCCTTTGGCTCTTACGAAAAATTTAAAGATGAATTTACGAAAGCGGCTACGACCCGTTTCGGTTCTGGTTGGGCCTGGCTTTGCCAGATGGATGGAGGTAGTTTACAGATTTGCTCTACTGCCAACCAAGACAATCCGCTGATGGATACCGAGAATAACTGCGGCGGCTTTCCTTTATTAGGATTAGATGTTTGGGAACACGCCTATTATTTAAAATACCAAAATCGGCGGCCCGAGTACATTGCCGCTTTCTTTAACCTGATTAATTGGGACGAAGTAAACCGCCGGCTCGCTCAAGCTAGCTAA
- a CDS encoding nucleoside deaminase yields the protein MLSVFSDEHFMKEAYKQALYALEEGELPIGAVVVSQNKIIARAYNQTEKLNDVTAHAEILAITAAENYLGNKYLHECTLYVTVEPCVMCAGASYWAQLKRLVFATPDPKRGFRRFGSTLLHPKTEMESGILAQECAELLREFFLNKRN from the coding sequence GTGCTTTCGGTATTCAGCGACGAACATTTCATGAAAGAAGCTTACAAGCAAGCGCTGTACGCTTTAGAAGAAGGCGAACTTCCGATTGGGGCAGTAGTAGTAAGCCAGAATAAAATAATTGCCCGGGCCTATAATCAAACGGAAAAGTTAAACGATGTTACCGCTCACGCCGAAATACTGGCTATTACGGCCGCTGAAAATTATTTAGGCAACAAATATTTACACGAATGCACGCTGTACGTAACCGTAGAACCCTGCGTAATGTGTGCGGGGGCAAGTTATTGGGCGCAATTAAAGCGGCTGGTATTTGCAACCCCCGATCCAAAACGCGGTTTTCGACGATTTGGGAGCACTCTCTTGCACCCTAAAACGGAAATGGAAAGCGGTATTCTGGCGCAAGAATGCGCCGAACTGCTCCGGGAGTTTTTTTTGAATAAACGAAATTAG
- the aspS gene encoding aspartate--tRNA ligase: protein MLRTHTCGELRLENVGQAVTLTGWVQRTRDKGGMLWIDLRDRYGITQLKLEEGSTSAETIHQARNLGREFVIKATGTVIERISKNDKLSTGDIEIQLQDLAVLNPAKLPPFLIEDDTDGGDDLRMKYRYLDLRRNSVRKNLELRHRMMQQTRAYLDSLQFIEVETPVLIKSTPEGARDFVVPSRMNPGEFYALPQSPQTFKQLLMVSGFDKYFQIVKCFRDEDLRADRQPEFTQIDCELSFVSQEDILNTFEGLVKHLFKTVRGIKISELPRMTYADAMQYYGNDKPDTRFDMRFVEMNSFVQNKGFKVFDEAELIIGINVTGAASYTRKQLDELTEFVKRPQLGATGLIYARVEVDGTVKSSVDKFFNQENLQQWVQAFAAKPGDLLLVIAGPADKTRKALSELRLEMGERLGLRDKNTFAPLWVLDFPLLEYNEEEKRYFAMHHPFTSPKQEDFSLLETNPGAVRANAYDMVINGVEVGGGSIRIHERPLQERMFTLLGFTEEEAREQFGFLLNAFEFGAPPHGGIAFGFDRLCSLFGGADSIRDFIAFPKNNSGRDTMIDSPSPIAETQLNELNILLKKS, encoded by the coding sequence ATGCTTAGAACCCATACTTGTGGCGAATTAAGATTAGAAAATGTAGGGCAGGCAGTTACCCTTACGGGTTGGGTACAACGTACCCGCGACAAAGGCGGGATGCTTTGGATTGATTTGCGCGACCGGTATGGCATTACGCAGTTAAAACTCGAAGAAGGAAGTACATCCGCCGAAACCATCCATCAAGCCCGTAACTTAGGTCGCGAATTTGTGATTAAAGCCACTGGTACCGTAATTGAGCGAATATCTAAAAACGATAAATTATCAACCGGCGACATTGAAATACAGTTGCAGGATTTAGCTGTTCTTAACCCGGCTAAGCTACCGCCTTTTTTAATTGAAGACGATACCGATGGCGGCGATGATTTGCGCATGAAATACCGTTACCTGGATTTACGGCGCAACAGCGTACGCAAAAACCTGGAACTACGCCACCGGATGATGCAGCAAACCCGAGCTTATCTGGATAGTTTGCAGTTTATTGAAGTAGAAACTCCGGTGCTGATTAAGTCAACGCCCGAAGGCGCGCGCGATTTTGTGGTGCCCAGCCGGATGAACCCGGGTGAGTTTTATGCTTTGCCGCAATCGCCGCAAACGTTTAAGCAATTGCTCATGGTATCGGGCTTCGATAAATATTTTCAGATTGTAAAATGTTTTCGCGACGAAGATTTACGGGCTGACCGCCAGCCTGAGTTTACGCAGATAGACTGTGAGCTTTCTTTTGTGAGCCAGGAAGATATTTTAAATACTTTTGAAGGCTTGGTAAAGCATCTGTTTAAAACCGTGCGAGGAATAAAAATATCTGAGTTGCCCCGCATGACTTACGCCGATGCCATGCAATATTACGGCAACGATAAACCCGATACGCGCTTTGACATGCGTTTTGTGGAGATGAATAGCTTCGTACAAAACAAAGGTTTTAAGGTTTTCGACGAAGCCGAACTTATAATTGGCATAAACGTTACCGGAGCCGCCTCTTATACCCGCAAGCAACTCGACGAACTAACCGAATTTGTAAAACGGCCGCAACTGGGAGCTACTGGTCTTATTTACGCCCGCGTAGAAGTGGATGGTACGGTAAAATCGTCGGTAGATAAATTTTTTAACCAGGAGAACTTGCAGCAATGGGTGCAGGCCTTTGCGGCTAAGCCCGGTGATTTATTGTTAGTAATTGCCGGCCCCGCCGATAAAACCCGCAAAGCTCTTTCGGAATTGCGCTTAGAAATGGGAGAACGCCTGGGTTTGCGCGACAAGAATACTTTTGCGCCCTTGTGGGTGCTGGATTTTCCGTTGCTGGAGTACAACGAAGAAGAAAAACGTTATTTTGCCATGCACCATCCGTTTACCTCGCCCAAGCAAGAAGATTTTAGCTTGTTGGAAACCAATCCGGGAGCCGTTCGGGCCAACGCGTACGATATGGTAATAAACGGGGTAGAAGTGGGAGGTGGCTCTATCCGGATACACGAGCGACCCTTACAGGAACGAATGTTTACATTATTAGGCTTTACGGAAGAAGAAGCCCGGGAGCAGTTTGGGTTTTTGTTAAATGCCTTTGAATTCGGAGCGCCGCCGCACGGGGGGATTGCCTTTGGTTTCGATCGTTTGTGTTCCTTGTTTGGCGGAGCCGACTCGATTCGCGATTTTATTGCCTTCCCGAAAAATAATTCCGGCCGCGATACCATGATTGATTCGCCGTCGCCCATTGCCGAAACCCAACTGAATGAGCTAAATATCCTGCTGAAAAAAAGCTAA
- a CDS encoding Lrp/AsnC ligand binding domain-containing protein: MLKNLEIDNTDLKILSLLMEDAKMAYADVGKEVFVSGGTVHVRMKKMEQMGIVTGTQLKLNYGNLGYDVNAFLGIYLRKSSMYNEVLEQLRRIPEVISVNYTTGIYSMFAKLICKDTMHLKNVLTDKIQKIPGIQRTETFISLEESISRPVQLL, translated from the coding sequence ATGCTCAAAAATTTAGAAATTGACAATACGGATCTGAAAATCCTCTCTCTGCTGATGGAAGACGCTAAAATGGCGTATGCAGATGTAGGAAAAGAAGTGTTTGTTTCGGGTGGTACTGTCCACGTCCGGATGAAAAAAATGGAACAAATGGGAATCGTAACCGGTACCCAATTAAAGTTAAATTATGGTAATTTGGGCTACGATGTAAATGCTTTTTTGGGAATTTACTTGCGTAAAAGCTCTATGTATAACGAGGTGTTAGAGCAACTCCGTCGGATACCAGAGGTAATTAGCGTAAATTATACCACGGGTATTTACAGCATGTTTGCGAAACTTATCTGCAAAGATACCATGCACCTGAAAAACGTATTAACCGATAAAATCCAGAAAATTCCGGGTATTCAACGAACCGAAACTTTCATTTCCCTTGAAGAAAGTATCAGCCGTCCCGTACAACTACTTTAA